GTGTTAAGGAAGCCGGTAGCGGCAAGTTATAAATCAGGAATTCAATCAGCCCGGATGCGCCCCAGGGACGAACGGTAAAGATGTCGCAAATTGCCTGTGAGGCCGCGGTTAAGGTAGCGTGAATTACCCACAGCAGCGGCGAAACAAACAGGAAGGTAAACTCAATGGGCTCTGTAATACCGGTCAGCATCGAGGTAATAATGGCGGGCAGCAGGATTGCCTTGGCCATCATTTTTTTCTCCGGTTTCGCCGTATGGTAGAACGCCAGCGACGCACCGGCGAGGCCGAAGATGGTGGTCATTCCCTGCTGCGAGAAGCGCAAAGCTTCGTTCATCACCGGAGTGAGATCCGGGTGGCGCATATAGGCGAGGAAAATGGCCTGAGTACCGGAAACTACCTGCCCGTCGACGCTCAGCGAACCACCGATTTGCGTGAGCTGGAACGGCGACCAGACGAAGTGGTGCAGGCCGGTAGGAATAAGGAATTTTTCAAAGAAGCCATAGACGAAGACCCCCGCCACGCCGGCGTTTTTCATAAACCCGGTCAGCGCCGCGATACCGTGGGTCATAAACGGCCAGAACCAGGTAAAGGCGATAGCATAGAAGATGACGACCGGCGTCATCGCCACCAGCGTTAACTTCGCGCCACCGTACATGGAGAGTGCCCCGGGCAGTTCGATGGTCGACACTTTGTTATGTACCCAGGCGATGGTGCAGCCGAGAATAATCCCGAGAAAGATCCCCATATCGACGACCACAAAGCCCAATAGCTGGGTTTGTCCGGTACCGTAATATTCGCCGTTAATTTTTTCTGCGAGGCCGTTGGTGTGCTCCAGCCAGGAGTGATTGGCACCGAGAAACATGATAAAGCACATGACGGCAACCAGCGCCACTTCGGTTTTTTTATCTTTTGCCAGGCCGTAGCTGATGCCGACGCAAAATAATAAACCGAGGTTGCCAAATAATGGCCAGAAGGTGTCGCCAAGAAGCTGCCCGATCTGGTGTAAAAAGCTGGTCTCCGAAATTAATGTCGGGTTGGTTAAGACAGAACTGAGTGCCAGAATTAGGCCGATGACCGGCAAGAACAATACTGCACCGATCATTGCCCTGGAGAATTTTTGCATATTCTCCATAATACGTTGGCGTATTACAGACATGGTTGTTCCTTTATTTTTGTAGGTTCAGGGACTTTAATTATTTTTTTGACTTCCAGTATTTTTGTTATAGCAAGTCCGCTATTTGAAAGGAACAGGTTGCGGGAAATAGGTACAAATAGCCGCAAAATGGCAACAGGTTTCATCTGCGGGAATAAAATAAGTGCTTAAAAAATAAAGAGCGCAGAGGGCGGTTCCCTCTCCCGGCGGGGAGAGGGTTAGGGTGAGGGGAAACTAGGGTGTATACCCGTCATACTTCAAGTTGCATGTGCGTTGGCTGCACTCACTCACCCCA
This Klebsiella sp. RHBSTW-00484 DNA region includes the following protein-coding sequences:
- a CDS encoding PTS transporter subunit EIIC; this encodes MSVIRQRIMENMQKFSRAMIGAVLFLPVIGLILALSSVLTNPTLISETSFLHQIGQLLGDTFWPLFGNLGLLFCVGISYGLAKDKKTEVALVAVMCFIMFLGANHSWLEHTNGLAEKINGEYYGTGQTQLLGFVVVDMGIFLGIILGCTIAWVHNKVSTIELPGALSMYGGAKLTLVAMTPVVIFYAIAFTWFWPFMTHGIAALTGFMKNAGVAGVFVYGFFEKFLIPTGLHHFVWSPFQLTQIGGSLSVDGQVVSGTQAIFLAYMRHPDLTPVMNEALRFSQQGMTTIFGLAGASLAFYHTAKPEKKMMAKAILLPAIITSMLTGITEPIEFTFLFVSPLLWVIHATLTAASQAICDIFTVRPWGASGLIEFLIYNLPLPASLTRWPGYVLIGIGQFAVYYVIFRTLVVKLNLKTPGREDDENVKLYSKADYRKKIGEPQSVTNEIINGLGGKENIISVDNCFTRLRVAVHNMELVDDGILKSTGANGVVRNRNEVQVIYGVKVGQVRSRVDSWLAEN